Proteins from a genomic interval of Heteronotia binoei isolate CCM8104 ecotype False Entrance Well chromosome 5, APGP_CSIRO_Hbin_v1, whole genome shotgun sequence:
- the LOC132571291 gene encoding zinc finger protein 420-like yields MLENCQTVASLAEDNQKNEKDEELHQQLSDKVKNEDMEGNFSSSGTLQMHQGVHGVEKPFECLECGKKFSQCGTLHRHQITHTGEKPFECSECGKRFSKTSHLKQHQRTHTGEKPFACSDCGKRFSQCGTLHQHQRTHTGEKPFECSECGRRFSKSSHLKQHQRMHTGEKPFECSECGKRFSQRGHLQQHQGTHKEDKPFECLKCRKKFSQHGSLQMHQRTHTGERPFECSECGKRFCQSGTLQEHQRTHTGEKPYECSECKKKFIKSSHLKQHERTHTGERPFECSECGKRFSHNSTLQEHQRTHTGEKPFECSVCEKKFIKSSHLKQHERIHTGEKPFECSECGKRFHQSGSLQEHQRTHTEEKPFKCSECGKRFNLSDSLRKHQRIHTGEKPFECSKCEKRFSQRGTLQMHQRIHTGEKPFECSECEKRFKNSSNLLLHLRTHTEEKPFECSECGKRFSLCDSLRKHQRIHTGEKPFECSECGKKFSQHGTLQMHQRIHTGEKPFKCSECGKRFNHSSNLQQHHRTHTGEKPFECSRCGKKFSWSSSLQLHLRIHT; encoded by the exons ATGCTGGAGAACTGTCAgactgtggcctctctgg cagaggataaTCAGAAGAATGAGAAGGATGAAGAACTTCATCAGCAGTTGTCAGATAAAGTTAAAAACGAAGACATGGAAGGAAACTTCAGTTCAAGTGGAACACTTCAAATGCATCAAGGAGTCCACGGagtggagaaaccttttgaatgcttggagtgtggaaagaaattcagtcaatGTGGCACTCTTCATCGGCATCAAataacacacacaggggagaaaccttttgagtgctcagagtgtggaaagagattcagtaagacTAGCCATCTAAAAcaacatcaaagaacccacacaggggagaaaccttttgcatgctcagattgtgggaagagattcagtcagtgtgGCACTCTTCatcagcatcaaagaacccacacaggggagaaaccttttgagtgctcagaatgtggaaggagattcagtaaGAGTAGCCATCTAAAACAGCATCAACGAatgcacactggggagaaaccttttgaatgctcagagtgtggaaagagattcagtcagaggggCCATCTTCAACAACATCAAGGAACCCACAAAGAggataaaccttttgaatgcttgaagtgtagaaagaaattcagtcagcaTGGCAGTCTTCagatgcaccaaagaacccacacaggggagagaccttttgaatgctcagaatgtggaaagagattctgtcAGAGTGGGACTCtccaagagcatcaaagaacccacacaggggagaaaccttatgaatgctcagaatgtAAAAAGAAATTCATTAAAAGTAGCCATCTTAAACAACAtgaaagaacacacacaggggagagaccttttgaatgctcagagtgtgggaagagattcagtcacaacagcactcttcaagagcatcaaaggacccacactggggagaaaccttttgaatgctcagtgtgcgaAAAGAAATTCATTAAGAGTAGCCATCTTAAACAACatgaaagaatccacacaggtgagaaaccttttgaatgttcagagtgtggaaagagattccatcAGAGTGgtagtcttcaagagcatcaaaggacccacacagaggagaaaccttttaaatgttcagaatgtggaaagagattcaatctgAGTGACAGTCTTCGAAAGCATCAGAGAattcacacaggtgagaaaccttttgaatgctcaaaatGTGAAAAAAGATTCAGTCAGCGTGGAACTCTTCAGATgcaccaaagaatccacacaggggagaaaccttttgaatgctcagaatgtgaaaagagattcaaaaacagtagCAATCTTCTgctgcatctaagaacccacacagaggagaaaccttttgaatgctcagaatgtggaaagagattcagtctgtgTGACAGTCTTCGAaagcatcaaagaattcacacaggtgagaaaccttttgaatgttcagagtgtggaaagaaattcagtcagcaTGGGACTCTTCAGATgcaccaaagaatccacacaggggagaaaccttttaaatgctcagaatgtggaaagagattcaatcacagtagcaatcttcagcagcatcataggacccacacaggtgagaaaccttttgaatgctcacggtgtggaaagaaattcagttggAGTAGCTCTCTGCAACTGCATCTAAGAATCCACACATGA